Below is a window of Fimbriimonadaceae bacterium DNA.
TGCATCAATGAGTAGATCAACTCCGCATTCGATAGGGACCATCGAGAGGATGGGCGGAGTGCCCACCAAGAACTTCGCGAGACCGGAAGCCGGGGAATATTCAAGGTCGAACTCGAACGGGCGCTCCTGCCCGAACCACCCCCAAAGCGGCTGGACAAGCGATTCTTGGAGGTCTTTGCGGACGTAGAGAAATGCTGGCGCGCCGGGGCCACCACTCAAATACTTGTAGGTGCATCCAATGGCGAGATCGGCGTTCCAGTGCCTGAGTGCAACTGCCACTGAACCCGCTGCATGGCTAAGATCCCACAACGCCATCGCCCCTACACCATGGGCAGCTTTTGTGAGACGCTCGCCATCATGCAGCCAACTGCTGCGGAAGCACACGAGGCTGAGCGACAGCAGCGCAGTTTCGGCATCCAGAGCCGCCTCTATTGCTTCGGGAGTGACGGTCAGGCCGTCTTCGGAGGATACGACGACAACCTCACCCCCGAACTGCTTGGCAACGGATTGAAGTGCGTAGAAATCGGACGGAAAGTTGAGCGTATCGGTGACGACTTTGGTTTTGCCCGGGTTTGCTTGAAGGACCGCGTGGGCAAGCTTGTAGAGGTTAATGGTCGTCGAGTCGGAAAGGATGACCTCTCCCGGTTCTGCCCCTATGATCTGGCTGATCTTGTCGCCAATACCTGAGGCAAGTTCGTACCAACCTTCATTCCAAGCTCGCACCAGCCTGCCCGCCCATTGCTCTTCGGTCGTGCGTCGAACCCTCTCTGCGGCTGGCTTTGGCATTCGCCCGAGTGAGTTGCCCTTGAGGTAGATGAGATTGGGATCCTCAATCACGAACGCGTCGCGAAAAGCCGCGATGGGGTCTTGCGCATCCAACTCCCGCGCACGTTCGATCCACTGGCTCATGCTGGGATTGTACATGCGACGCCGGGAATTCGCTTCATCACTTGATGGTATACCGTACCCCGACCACAACTCCAGAATTCGCAGCGATCTTGTCGGCCTTTTCGGGCTGGCGGCCGCCCACCCAGACTTGGAGCATTCCAGGGATGCGCACGTTCTTGCCGCTTAGGTCGATCAGGCCGACGTCGCGCTTGCGTACCTTGAGGACGACTTCCTGAGACTTTCCGGCGTCGAGGCGGATGCGGTCGAAAGCTTTCAGTTCTCGGATCGGCTTGGGGAAGGGGGCTTTCTCGTGAGCGAGATAGACCTGGACGACCTCGTCTCCTGCGCGCTTGCCGGTGTTGGTCACCCGCACACGAACCTCCAAACCGCCGTCTTTAGCGTTCGTTACACGGAGGCGATCATAGCGGAAGGAAGTGTAGCTGAGCCCGTGCCCGAACTTGTAGAGCGGGTCTTGGGCGAAGTAACGGTAGGTGCGGCCTTGCATGGCGTAGCTCTCGTAGGATGGGAGTTGGCTGAGCGAGCGGTAGACCGTCACAGGCAGGCGTCCGCCGGGGTTGTATTCGCCGAAGATGGCTTCGGCGATGGCACGCCCGCCGGATTCTCCGGGATACCAAGCCTCCAGGATGGCGGGGACGTTCTGGTGTGCCCAGAGGTCGGTGATGGGTCCGCCGTTGAGGAGGACGAGAACAGTCGGCTTGCCCAGCTTGACGATCTCCTTCATGAGCCGCTGCTGGATGGCTGGGAGGCCGATGTCGAGGCGGTCCAACTCTTCTTCTTCGATGCGCGGGCTGATGCCGAGGGCGAGTACGACGACGTCGGCGTTCTTGGCGGCGGCGATAGATTTGTCGAAGGGGTTGGAATCGGGGGTGACCCAGTCCAGAATCGCCACGGCTTCAAGCCCGTGGTCGTAGTATTCGATCTTGATCGGCACGGGACTGCCATCAGCGAGTTTGACCTTGGCGGAGCTTCGTCGGGCAGCGTCGTCGCGCCAATTGTCGATGATGAGCTTGCCATCCACCCAGACGCGAACACCGTCGTCGTGGGTGAATCCGAT
It encodes the following:
- the kynU gene encoding kynureninase, whose amino-acid sequence is MSQWIERARELDAQDPIAAFRDAFVIEDPNLIYLKGNSLGRMPKPAAERVRRTTEEQWAGRLVRAWNEGWYELASGIGDKISQIIGAEPGEVILSDSTTINLYKLAHAVLQANPGKTKVVTDTLNFPSDFYALQSVAKQFGGEVVVVSSEDGLTVTPEAIEAALDAETALLSLSLVCFRSSWLHDGERLTKAAHGVGAMALWDLSHAAGSVAVALRHWNADLAIGCTYKYLSGGPGAPAFLYVRKDLQESLVQPLWGWFGQERPFEFDLEYSPASGLAKFLVGTPPILSMVPIECGVDLLIDAGMGSVRAKSTALTDFFLQIFDAELSPLGFRLQSPHEAQRRGAHVSMGHDEAYRISRALIEKMNVVPDFRAPDNIRFGFAPLYTRFEDVALACERLHHVMVERVYESIPAERLTVT